In Nematostella vectensis chromosome 11, jaNemVect1.1, whole genome shotgun sequence, a genomic segment contains:
- the LOC125573730 gene encoding uncharacterized protein LOC125573730 isoform X2 yields the protein MSHKILLLFLLGFVALALSAPATTEKGLSPAAQDETKDEPLQEDDGEEDEETQEEPEDDSEGGTENDENPGEAENEVAEVEKDENVPEKRHHLYRSCRRVCRRYRYCKSFLFIKHKCHYKYHCYLKCSCKVKYYHCRYRRRCVWRYKYYHGKPRRYRHCYRYCYRRILKYRKVPCRG from the exons ATGTCGCACAAGATACTGCTACTGTTCCTGCTCGGCTTCGTGGCCTTAGCACTATCAGCTCCTGCTACCACCGAGAAGGGGCTCAGCCCTGCCGCCCAAGACGAGACCAAGGACGAGCCCCTCCAGGAGGATGATG GTGAGGAAGATGAAGAGACCCAAGAGGAGCCCGAGGACGATTCAGAGGGTGGAACCG AAAACGATGAGAACCCAGGAGAAGCAGAAAACGAGGTAGCTGAAGTGGAGAAAG ACGAGAATGTTCCTGAGAAAAGACATCATCTCTATCGTAGCTGCCGTCGCGTGTGTCGTCGCTACAGATATTGCAAATCGTTTTTGTTTATAAAGCACAAGTGTCACTATAAGTACCACTGCTACCTGAAATGTTCTTGCAAAGTTAAATACTACCACTGCCGTTATCGTCGCCGCTGCGTCTGGAGGTACAAATACTACCACGGAAAGCCCCGCCGTTACCGCCACTGCTACCGATACTGCTATCGTCGAAT TCTTAAGTACAGAAAGGTCCCTTGCCGGGGATAG
- the LOC125573730 gene encoding uncharacterized protein LOC125573730 isoform X1 produces MSHKILLLFLLGFVALALSAPATTEKGLSPAAQDETKDEPLQEDDEQLSEAEETEKDDEEVNQVFQGEEDEETQEEPEDDSEGGTENDENPGEAENEVAEVEKDENVPEKRHHLYRSCRRVCRRYRYCKSFLFIKHKCHYKYHCYLKCSCKVKYYHCRYRRRCVWRYKYYHGKPRRYRHCYRYCYRRILKYRKVPCRG; encoded by the exons ATGTCGCACAAGATACTGCTACTGTTCCTGCTCGGCTTCGTGGCCTTAGCACTATCAGCTCCTGCTACCACCGAGAAGGGGCTCAGCCCTGCCGCCCAAGACGAGACCAAGGACGAGCCCCTCCAGGAGGATGATG AGCAACTCTCGGAGGCTGAGGAGACAGAGAAAGATGACGAAGAGGTCAATCAAGTTTTTCAAG GTGAGGAAGATGAAGAGACCCAAGAGGAGCCCGAGGACGATTCAGAGGGTGGAACCG AAAACGATGAGAACCCAGGAGAAGCAGAAAACGAGGTAGCTGAAGTGGAGAAAG ACGAGAATGTTCCTGAGAAAAGACATCATCTCTATCGTAGCTGCCGTCGCGTGTGTCGTCGCTACAGATATTGCAAATCGTTTTTGTTTATAAAGCACAAGTGTCACTATAAGTACCACTGCTACCTGAAATGTTCTTGCAAAGTTAAATACTACCACTGCCGTTATCGTCGCCGCTGCGTCTGGAGGTACAAATACTACCACGGAAAGCCCCGCCGTTACCGCCACTGCTACCGATACTGCTATCGTCGAAT TCTTAAGTACAGAAAGGTCCCTTGCCGGGGATAG
- the LOC125573649 gene encoding uncharacterized protein LOC125573649: MALISWLLFSGITKGYIFPRIAKDNRRALPSKRSVASYRTIFSKMTKALFEKPYTTHSIRRSAARWAARCGADDSTIKRAGRWKSSSFELYTQDARAEMITELHDDNPSQDHLLWMFKPLR, encoded by the exons ATGGCACTAATTTCGTGGCTGCTGTTTTCTG GAATCACGAAGGGTTACATCTTCCCTCGCATTGCCAAAGACAACCGACGTGCACTTCCATCAAAGCGAAGTGTGGCCTCATATCGTACTATTTTTTCCAAG ATGACCAAGGCCCTATTTGAGAAGCCATACACCACACATAGCATTAGAAGGTCAGCAGCACGCTGGGCAGCCAGATGTGGTGCTGATGATAGCACAATCAAAAGGGCTGGTCGCTG GAAGTCGAGCAGCTTTGAACTTTACACCCAAGACGCAAGAGCAGAAATGATTACTGAACTTCATGACGACAATCCAAGCCAGGACCATCTGCTGTGGATGTTTAAGCCCCTCAGATGA
- the LOC125573650 gene encoding uncharacterized protein LOC125573650 isoform X2 yields MRSSNVLRYIESAGLSEDLSEFESENVSAGSRLATKNETAVHVESTARLYELRLIQMEKFAIREKDTAILFGENSRPFRAATIKTFLDSGCRSLGMLAHTVSKLKGIMMGKL; encoded by the exons ATGAGAAGCAGTAATGTTCTGCGTTATATTGAGAGTGCGGGACTCTCTGAGGATCTCAGCGAGTTTGAGAGTGAGAACGTATCGGCAGGGTCTCGCTTGGCCACCAAGAATGAGACGGCAGTTCATGTAGAGAGCACAGCTCGTCTATATGAACTCCGTCTCATTCAGATGGAGAAATTCGCCATACGAGAGAAGGACACGGCTATTCTTTTTGGTGAAAATAGCCGTCCATTTAGGGCGGCTACTATCAAGACCTTTCTCG ATTCTGGATGCCGAAGTTTGGGCATGTTGGCCCATACAGTGAGCAAGTTAAAAGGGATCATGATGGGAAAATTATAG
- the LOC125573650 gene encoding uncharacterized protein LOC125573650 isoform X1, whose product MRSSNVLRYIESAGLSEDLSEFESENVSAGSRLATKNETAVHVESTARLYELRLIQMEKFAIREKDTAILFGENSRPFRAATIKTFLEYLGEPKGTKIGSLACKGLAPPSIKGMEAALRY is encoded by the exons ATGAGAAGCAGTAATGTTCTGCGTTATATTGAGAGTGCGGGACTCTCTGAGGATCTCAGCGAGTTTGAGAGTGAGAACGTATCGGCAGGGTCTCGCTTGGCCACCAAGAATGAGACGGCAGTTCATGTAGAGAGCACAGCTCGTCTATATGAACTCCGTCTCATTCAGATGGAGAAATTCGCCATACGAGAGAAGGACACGGCTATTCTTTTTGGTGAAAATAGCCGTCCATTTAGGGCGGCTACTATCAAGACCTTTCTCG aatACTTAGGCGAACCGAAGGGCACCAAAATTGGCAGTCTCGCCTGCAAGGGTCTGGCGCCACCTTCCATAAAAGGAATGGAAGCAGCATTAAggtattaa
- the LOC116618844 gene encoding zinc finger and BTB domain-containing protein 14-like isoform X1 codes for MADQSTCASAGPKPSHSSADKRSIKKPTGWNSFFQSVAPDVTEQLGDSEIGQVSKVVGAMWKQLSADVRKDWKDKAQCQREELDMGIAEEEKCPSCNTTFKRKKDMKYHKKGCHECICEICHKQFNHEQKLKRHKNKEHNATYKCGTCQKSFAEKRNLKRHESTH; via the exons atggcggatcagTCCACGTGCGCGAGTGCTGGACCAAAACCATCCCATTCTTCTGCAGACAAAAGATCTATCAAGAAGCCAACAGGGTGGAACTCTTTTTTTCAATCAGTTGCG CCAGATGTCACGGAACAACTCGGAGATTCGGAGATTGGGCAGGTTTCCAAAGTCGTTGGGGCTATGTGGAAGCAATTGTCTGCTGATGTACGAAAG GACTGGAAAGATAAAGCACAATGCCAAAGAGAAGAACTTGATATGGGCATTGCAGAAGAGGAAAAGTGTCCATCCTGCAACACCACATTCAAGAGGAAGAAGGACATGAAGTACCATAAAAAAGGCTGCCATGAGTGTATTTGTGAAATATGTCATAAGCAATTTAATCATGAGCAAAAACTGAAGAGACATAAAAACAAAGAGCACAATGCAACATATAAATGTGGTACATGTCAAAAGAGTTTCGCAGAGAAAAGAAATCTCAAGAGACATGAAAGTACCCATTGA
- the LOC116618844 gene encoding zinc finger protein 564-like isoform X2: MADQSTCASAGPKPSHSSADKRSIKKPTGWNSFFQSVAPDVTEQLGDSEIGQVSKVVGAMWKQLSADDWKDKAQCQREELDMGIAEEEKCPSCNTTFKRKKDMKYHKKGCHECICEICHKQFNHEQKLKRHKNKEHNATYKCGTCQKSFAEKRNLKRHESTH, translated from the exons atggcggatcagTCCACGTGCGCGAGTGCTGGACCAAAACCATCCCATTCTTCTGCAGACAAAAGATCTATCAAGAAGCCAACAGGGTGGAACTCTTTTTTTCAATCAGTTGCG CCAGATGTCACGGAACAACTCGGAGATTCGGAGATTGGGCAGGTTTCCAAAGTCGTTGGGGCTATGTGGAAGCAATTGTCTGCTGAT GACTGGAAAGATAAAGCACAATGCCAAAGAGAAGAACTTGATATGGGCATTGCAGAAGAGGAAAAGTGTCCATCCTGCAACACCACATTCAAGAGGAAGAAGGACATGAAGTACCATAAAAAAGGCTGCCATGAGTGTATTTGTGAAATATGTCATAAGCAATTTAATCATGAGCAAAAACTGAAGAGACATAAAAACAAAGAGCACAATGCAACATATAAATGTGGTACATGTCAAAAGAGTTTCGCAGAGAAAAGAAATCTCAAGAGACATGAAAGTACCCATTGA
- the LOC116609810 gene encoding uncharacterized protein LOC116609810 isoform X2 gives MPNRKPTEPTTSFVTSSRVIFAQECCMTSLLGWLKMADKPDFLKDLISSAIKEVHSKKRSFELSEITDEYFLASLPDDSFYYLKSISGNRENFKAHVLTEDITEENLELWISEYEVINNVSIKLKTKKNPTSGYVLQNYYRCQHNTRNWSPSKDPQKKLHINPSARVKNTNCPFQMIVKLDNKGCCSLDIEWEHNHSLETLEASNFLDLTPECTERVLKMYESVHTPATARQQYLKELKQSCNDDLEFHRKKANRAVVPRRRDFSYLYTQYGKDRYGGQGVMMYQRLAERLEQYSKDNPDATTHHQVYGGEDKPLLVAIVTPLMKRVHNEVQQSGEMVFVDATSNTEEHNLKVFVMCTHNVSGALPLGILIASDERESTLKQGFKMLCSCLPEYAFNGRGKENGPKVILTDNCKEERNALKSIWPLSTLLLCTFHMLQQLWRWLHESKNNVNLADRPFILNLFKKSLYAETEQEFENSFSELLNDDHCMENPTLVSYLQKLYNDKESFALCFRKELPVRGNHTNNFAEAQFLVLKDIILRRTKEYNVVGLLDKLTIDLEDHYKNKLLSIADGSFDGTYRHRFMGKGKGKGKGSFGFNVPDRKELDGYLSSVESFGNNTFKVGSSSDGSQRKYTKNSPQLIEKKSSTLLAS, from the exons ATGCCAAATCGAAAACCAACCGAACCGACGACTTCCTTCGTGACTAGTTCGAGAGTGATTTTCGCTCAAGAGTgttgtatgacgtcattactTGGATGGctcaagatggcggacaaaCCCGATTTTCTCAAAGATCTAATATCTTCAGCTATAAAAGAAGTGCATTCGAAAAAGAGATCGTTTGAATTATCCGAAATTACAGATGAGTATTTTTTGGCCTCGCTCCCAGATGATTCTTTTTACTACCTGAAGTCAATTTCAGGAAATAGAGAGAACTTCAAGGCCCACGTGTTGACTGAAGATATTACAGAAGAAAACCTGGAGCTATGGATATCTGAGTACGAAGTCATTAATAACGTTTCCATCAAGctcaagacaaagaaaaacccCACGAGTGGCTACGTGCTTCAGAATTATTATAGGTGTCAGCATAATACTCGCAACTGGAGCCCAAGTAAGGACCCACAGAAAAAATTACATATCAATCCTTCTGCTAGAGTGAAAAACACCAACTGTCCCTTCCAGATGATTGTCAAATTGGACAACAAGGGGTGCTGCTCGTTGGATATTGAGTGGGAGCACAACCACTCCCTTGAAACTTTGGAGGCATCAAACTTTCTGGACCTGACTCCTGAGTGTACAGAAAGAGTATTGAAAATGTATGAAAGTGTGCATACACCAGCAACTGCAAGACAACAATACTTGAAAGAGCTCAAGCAATCATGTAATGACGATTTGGAATTTCATCGAAAGAAGGCTAATCGAGCAGTTGTGCCAAGAAGAAGGGACTTTAGCTACCTTTACACACAATATGGCAAGGATAGGTATGGAGGACAAGGGGTTATGATGTACCAGAGACTGGCTGAAAGGCTTGAACAATATAGCAAAGATAACCCTGATGCTACCACTCACCACCAagtgtacgggggggaggaCAAACCTCTTTTGGTTGCTATTGTTACACCCCTTATGAAGCGTGTACACAATGAAGTTCAGCAGTCTGGAGAAATGGTGTTTGTGGATGCTACTTCTAACACTGAGGAGCACAATCTTAAAGTGTTTGTTATGTGCACACATAATGTTTCAGGGGCACTTCCACTTGGTATTCTGATAGCTAGTGATGAGCGAGAGTCCACATTAAAGCAGGGCTTTAAAATGCTCTGCTCGTGCTTACCTGAATATGCATTCAATGGTCGTGGAAAGGAAAATGGACCAAAAGTCATACTTACCGATAACTGTAAAGAGGAACGAAATGCTCTGAAGTCTATTTGGCCCCTATCCACCTTACTTCTATGCACATTTCACATGCTCCAACAACTTTGGAGGTGGCTTCATGAAAGCAAAAACAATGTCAACCTTGCTGATAGACCATTCATTCTCAACCTTTTCAAGAAATCACTATATGCAGAGACAGAACAAGAATTTGAGAACAGCTTTAGTGAACTTTTAAATGATGACCATTGCATGGAAAACCCCACTTTAGTAAGCTATTTACAAAAACTTTACAATGACAAAGAATCTTTTGCTCTATGCTTTAGAAAAGAACTGCCTGTTAGAGGGAACCACACAAACAATTTTGCTGAGGCTCAGTTTCTGGTTCTGAAAGATATAATTCTGCGGCGAACAAAAGAGTACAATGTTGTTGGGCTTCTGGACAAGCTTACAATTGATTTAGAAGACCACTACAAGAATAAACTCCTCAGTATTGCTGATGGGAGTTTTGATGGCACTTATAGACATCGATTCATGGGGAAAGGGAAAGGGAAAGGGAAAGGAAGCTTTGGGTTTAATGTCCCAGATAGAAAAGAACTTGATGGCTACCTTTCTTCTGTTGAAAGTTTTGGTAATAATACTTTCAAAGTTGGAAGCTCTTCAGATGGCAGTCAAAG gaaataTACCAAAAACTCACCGCAACTGATTGAAAAAAAGAGTTCCACCCTGTTGGCTTCTTGA
- the LOC116609810 gene encoding uncharacterized protein LOC116609810 isoform X1, whose protein sequence is MPNRKPTEPTTSFVTSSRVIFAQECCMTSLLGWLKMADKPDFLKDLISSAIKEVHSKKRSFELSEITDEYFLASLPDDSFYYLKSISGNRENFKAHVLTEDITEENLELWISEYEVINNVSIKLKTKKNPTSGYVLQNYYRCQHNTRNWSPSKDPQKKLHINPSARVKNTNCPFQMIVKLDNKGCCSLDIEWEHNHSLETLEASNFLDLTPECTERVLKMYESVHTPATARQQYLKELKQSCNDDLEFHRKKANRAVVPRRRDFSYLYTQYGKDRYGGQGVMMYQRLAERLEQYSKDNPDATTHHQVYGGEDKPLLVAIVTPLMKRVHNEVQQSGEMVFVDATSNTEEHNLKVFVMCTHNVSGALPLGILIASDERESTLKQGFKMLCSCLPEYAFNGRGKENGPKVILTDNCKEERNALKSIWPLSTLLLCTFHMLQQLWRWLHESKNNVNLADRPFILNLFKKSLYAETEQEFENSFSELLNDDHCMENPTLVSYLQKLYNDKESFALCFRKELPVRGNHTNNFAEAQFLVLKDIILRRTKEYNVVGLLDKLTIDLEDHYKNKLLSIADGSFDGTYRHRFMGKGKGKGKGSFGFNVPDRKELDGYLSSVESFGNNTFKVGSSSDGSQSHTVDMTIGMCTCGIGKDGSPCKHQYVLWVSKLADCVNFVPVNNPRERQKLAWLAIGETLPLSYYMPLRSTEAEQITLQPCGPNECGTVIEKSINRDQEPNYTTGEEIHDEDKSIIANAQQLMRSSCDQIIQNLQSSGDLNLAKGIIKFSKRVTTLTATRSMNSNLVSALFSFGSNELKKTGSGKKIRVQPNRKRKCGSGSRQAVSKGRPVQLQEPTSKRKRSHDLAKVVQANVNSSKKSGSHTMKSKTKHIQKKTTKKEKS, encoded by the exons ATGCCAAATCGAAAACCAACCGAACCGACGACTTCCTTCGTGACTAGTTCGAGAGTGATTTTCGCTCAAGAGTgttgtatgacgtcattactTGGATGGctcaagatggcggacaaaCCCGATTTTCTCAAAGATCTAATATCTTCAGCTATAAAAGAAGTGCATTCGAAAAAGAGATCGTTTGAATTATCCGAAATTACAGATGAGTATTTTTTGGCCTCGCTCCCAGATGATTCTTTTTACTACCTGAAGTCAATTTCAGGAAATAGAGAGAACTTCAAGGCCCACGTGTTGACTGAAGATATTACAGAAGAAAACCTGGAGCTATGGATATCTGAGTACGAAGTCATTAATAACGTTTCCATCAAGctcaagacaaagaaaaacccCACGAGTGGCTACGTGCTTCAGAATTATTATAGGTGTCAGCATAATACTCGCAACTGGAGCCCAAGTAAGGACCCACAGAAAAAATTACATATCAATCCTTCTGCTAGAGTGAAAAACACCAACTGTCCCTTCCAGATGATTGTCAAATTGGACAACAAGGGGTGCTGCTCGTTGGATATTGAGTGGGAGCACAACCACTCCCTTGAAACTTTGGAGGCATCAAACTTTCTGGACCTGACTCCTGAGTGTACAGAAAGAGTATTGAAAATGTATGAAAGTGTGCATACACCAGCAACTGCAAGACAACAATACTTGAAAGAGCTCAAGCAATCATGTAATGACGATTTGGAATTTCATCGAAAGAAGGCTAATCGAGCAGTTGTGCCAAGAAGAAGGGACTTTAGCTACCTTTACACACAATATGGCAAGGATAGGTATGGAGGACAAGGGGTTATGATGTACCAGAGACTGGCTGAAAGGCTTGAACAATATAGCAAAGATAACCCTGATGCTACCACTCACCACCAagtgtacgggggggaggaCAAACCTCTTTTGGTTGCTATTGTTACACCCCTTATGAAGCGTGTACACAATGAAGTTCAGCAGTCTGGAGAAATGGTGTTTGTGGATGCTACTTCTAACACTGAGGAGCACAATCTTAAAGTGTTTGTTATGTGCACACATAATGTTTCAGGGGCACTTCCACTTGGTATTCTGATAGCTAGTGATGAGCGAGAGTCCACATTAAAGCAGGGCTTTAAAATGCTCTGCTCGTGCTTACCTGAATATGCATTCAATGGTCGTGGAAAGGAAAATGGACCAAAAGTCATACTTACCGATAACTGTAAAGAGGAACGAAATGCTCTGAAGTCTATTTGGCCCCTATCCACCTTACTTCTATGCACATTTCACATGCTCCAACAACTTTGGAGGTGGCTTCATGAAAGCAAAAACAATGTCAACCTTGCTGATAGACCATTCATTCTCAACCTTTTCAAGAAATCACTATATGCAGAGACAGAACAAGAATTTGAGAACAGCTTTAGTGAACTTTTAAATGATGACCATTGCATGGAAAACCCCACTTTAGTAAGCTATTTACAAAAACTTTACAATGACAAAGAATCTTTTGCTCTATGCTTTAGAAAAGAACTGCCTGTTAGAGGGAACCACACAAACAATTTTGCTGAGGCTCAGTTTCTGGTTCTGAAAGATATAATTCTGCGGCGAACAAAAGAGTACAATGTTGTTGGGCTTCTGGACAAGCTTACAATTGATTTAGAAGACCACTACAAGAATAAACTCCTCAGTATTGCTGATGGGAGTTTTGATGGCACTTATAGACATCGATTCATGGGGAAAGGGAAAGGGAAAGGGAAAGGAAGCTTTGGGTTTAATGTCCCAGATAGAAAAGAACTTGATGGCTACCTTTCTTCTGTTGAAAGTTTTGGTAATAATACTTTCAAAGTTGGAAGCTCTTCAGATGGCAGTCAAAG ccATACAGTAGACATGACTATTGGAATGTGTACCTGTGGCATTGGCAAAGATGGGAGCCCATGCAAACACCAGTATGTCCTTTGGGTGTCCAAGCTGGCAGACTGTGTTAATTTTGTCCCAGTAAACAATCCCCGTGAGAGACAGAAATTAGCCTGGTTGGCTATAGGAGAGACACTTCCTCTTAGTTACTATATGCCATTGCGCTCAACTGAGGCTGAACAGATTACATTGCAACCTTGTGGACCTAATGAGTGTGGCACTGTCATTGAGAAATCCATTAACAGGGATCAAGAACCAAACTACACGACTGGTGAAGAAATTCATGATGAGGATAAATCTATTATTGCAAATGCTCAACAATTGATGAGAAGCTCTTGTGACCAAATTATTCAAAACCTCCAAAGCTCTGGGGATCTTAATTTGGCTAAAGGAATAATAAAGTTCTCCAAAAGAGTAACAACCTTAACAGCGACAAGGTCTATGAATTCAAATTTGGTGAGTGCCCTTTTCTCTTTCGGGTCTAATGAACTGAAGAAAACTGGAAGTGGAAAAAAAATCCGTGTTCAGCCAAACAGGAAGCGAAAGTGTGGTAGTGGAAGCCGTCAGGCTGTTTCAAAAGGGCGTCCAGTACAACTTCAAGAACCAACGTCGAAGAGGAAGCGCAGCCATGATTTGGCAAAAGTAGTACAGGCAAATGTCAATAGCAGCAAAAAGTCAGGGTCCCACACTATGAAATCTAAGACAAAGCACattcaaaagaaaacaacaaagaaaGAGAAATCCTAG